Proteins encoded by one window of Candidatus Krumholzibacteriia bacterium:
- a CDS encoding Fur family transcriptional regulator, with protein sequence MAHDALHITELLRAEGIQPSAQRVAVARYVLFTDDHPTADQVWSEVRRDFPVISRATVYNTLNLFAEKGLLQSHSFDDGAGVFDANTEPHHHFIDEETGRIVDIPIDRLRVSGIHELEGLDVDDVRVVLRGRLKDGPR encoded by the coding sequence ATGGCCCATGATGCCCTCCACATCACCGAGCTCCTGCGCGCCGAGGGGATCCAGCCCTCCGCCCAGCGGGTGGCGGTGGCGCGATACGTCCTCTTCACCGACGACCACCCGACCGCCGACCAGGTCTGGTCGGAGGTCCGGCGGGACTTCCCGGTGATCTCGCGGGCGACCGTGTACAACACGCTCAACCTGTTCGCCGAGAAGGGCTTGCTGCAGTCGCACAGCTTCGACGACGGCGCCGGGGTGTTCGACGCCAACACCGAGCCCCATCATCACTTCATCGACGAGGAGACGGGGCGGATCGTCGACATCCCCATCGACCGGTTGCGCGTCTCGGGCATCCACGAGCTCGAGGGCCTCGACGTCGACGACGTCCGGGTCGTGCTCAGAGGCCGGCTGAAGGACGGTCCGAGGTGA
- a CDS encoding 4Fe-4S dicluster domain-containing protein → METTKHQQDRGTVEIEADLCKGCGLCIAMCPNDLLVRSEDLNRRGYRYAQYVGSGCTGCGICFHACPEPGGITVTRFR, encoded by the coding sequence ATGGAAACCACCAAACATCAGCAGGATCGTGGCACGGTCGAGATCGAGGCGGATCTCTGCAAGGGATGCGGCCTTTGCATCGCCATGTGCCCGAACGATCTCCTGGTCCGATCCGAGGACCTGAACCGCCGCGGATACCGGTACGCGCAGTACGTCGGCTCCGGCTGCACCGGCTGCGGGATCTGCTTCCACGCCTGCCCGGAGCCGGGCGGCATCACCGTGACCCGCTTCCGCTAG
- the bfr gene encoding bacterioferritin encodes MKVDAAIVEALNDVLTAELTAINQYFIHHKMCANWEYQRLAKLFYDESMEEMQHADKVIDRILYLDGVPNMQRYFNVLVGENVKEMHEVDLKLETTHVERLNKAIVLCREHGDNGSRLMLEEILADTEEAVDWNEAQLEQIETMGIQNYLSQQIRPEA; translated from the coding sequence ATGAAGGTCGACGCCGCCATCGTCGAAGCGCTGAACGACGTCCTCACCGCTGAACTCACCGCCATCAACCAGTACTTCATCCACCACAAGATGTGCGCGAACTGGGAGTACCAGCGCCTGGCCAAGCTCTTCTACGACGAGTCCATGGAAGAGATGCAGCACGCCGACAAGGTGATCGATCGCATCCTGTACCTGGACGGCGTTCCGAACATGCAGCGCTACTTCAACGTGCTGGTGGGCGAGAACGTGAAGGAGATGCACGAGGTCGACCTGAAGCTCGAGACGACGCACGTCGAGCGCCTGAACAAGGCCATCGTCCTGTGCCGCGAACACGGCGACAACGGTTCGCGTCTGATGCTCGAGGAGATCCTGGCCGACACCGAGGAGGCCGTGGACTGGAACGAGGCCCAGCTCGAGCAGATCGAGACGATGGGGATCCAGAACTACCTCTCCCAGCAGATCCGCCCCGAAGCCTGA
- a CDS encoding 3-methyl-2-oxobutanoate dehydrogenase subunit VorB — MKGNEAIVHGALLAGARSFFGYPITPASEIAHTAAALFPATGGVFLQAESEVAAINMVYGAASSGVRCITASSSPGMSLKQEGISYSAGSELPMVIVDIMRGGPGLGNIAPEQGDYFQMVKGGGHGCYKMPVLAPNSVQEMCDLTMTSFDIADRYRTPVIVLADGLVGQMKEPVYLPKPVTDLPDKTNWSVQGTPETRQNLVCSIYLKPDELEAHIEHLEQKAATIAERETRWEEYRTDDAEIVLVGYGIVSRILKGVVDAGREQGIKLGLVRPITLWPFPVDALRAAVEGSDACMVVEMSTGQMVEDVRLSVGDLAPVWFYGRAGGNVPAEEDILEEIVVNRAKATGEAKS; from the coding sequence ATGAAGGGCAACGAGGCCATCGTGCACGGCGCTCTGCTCGCCGGCGCTCGCAGCTTCTTCGGCTATCCGATCACGCCGGCGAGTGAGATCGCCCACACCGCGGCCGCTCTGTTCCCCGCCACGGGCGGGGTGTTCCTGCAGGCCGAGAGCGAAGTCGCCGCCATCAACATGGTCTACGGCGCCGCCTCGTCCGGGGTCCGTTGCATCACGGCGAGCAGTTCGCCGGGCATGAGCCTGAAGCAGGAGGGCATCAGCTACTCCGCGGGCAGCGAGCTGCCCATGGTCATCGTCGACATCATGCGCGGCGGCCCCGGCCTGGGGAACATCGCTCCCGAGCAGGGCGACTACTTCCAGATGGTCAAGGGCGGCGGTCACGGCTGCTACAAGATGCCGGTCCTCGCGCCGAACAGCGTGCAGGAGATGTGCGACCTGACGATGACGAGCTTCGACATCGCCGATCGCTACCGTACGCCGGTGATCGTCCTGGCCGACGGTCTCGTGGGCCAGATGAAGGAGCCCGTCTACCTGCCGAAGCCGGTCACCGACCTGCCCGACAAGACGAACTGGAGCGTGCAGGGCACGCCCGAGACGCGACAGAACCTGGTGTGCTCGATCTACCTGAAGCCCGACGAGCTCGAGGCACACATCGAGCACCTCGAGCAGAAGGCGGCCACGATCGCCGAGCGTGAGACGCGCTGGGAAGAGTACCGCACCGACGATGCCGAGATCGTCCTCGTGGGCTACGGCATCGTGAGCCGCATCCTCAAGGGCGTGGTCGACGCCGGCCGCGAGCAGGGCATCAAGCTCGGTCTGGTGCGCCCGATCACGCTGTGGCCCTTCCCGGTCGACGCGCTGCGCGCGGCCGTCGAGGGCAGTGATGCCTGCATGGTCGTCGAGATGAGCACCGGCCAGATGGTCGAGGACGTCCGCCTCTCGGTCGGCGACCTCGCTCCGGTGTGGTTCTACGGACGCGCGGGCGGCAACGTGCCGGCCGAGGAAGACATCCTCGAGGAGATCGTCGTCAATCGGGCCAAGGCCACTGGGGAGGCGAAGTCATGA
- a CDS encoding (2Fe-2S)-binding protein: protein MIICHCRGITDRDVQAAIDRGASSMRQVTCHGPAKGCCGSCGTTIRGMLCESLQTSDHPGSESA, encoded by the coding sequence ATGATCATCTGCCATTGCCGCGGCATCACCGATCGTGACGTCCAGGCCGCGATCGACCGCGGCGCCAGCTCCATGCGGCAGGTCACCTGCCACGGCCCGGCGAAGGGATGCTGCGGGTCGTGCGGAACGACGATCCGCGGTATGCTGTGCGAATCCCTGCAAACCTCCGATCATCCCGGGAGCGAATCCGCATGA